One window from the genome of Sulfodiicoccus acidiphilus encodes:
- a CDS encoding polyprenyl synthetase family protein → MLSVLEGRGPLYEAARHTLLGGGKRLRPLILVAVSDILGGEREKALYAGASVEVLHSFTLVHDDIMDQDQLRRGKPTVHVLWGVPMAILAGDLLHVKSYQLIQMALRGKSSETVLRALDTLTRAVVVISEGQAKDMEFESRSDVTEAEYIDMISKKTAELFATSAELGGVLAEADEDKLRKLREYGINLGIAFQIADDILGLTGDEKELGKPVFSDIREGKKTILVIKALHEGSERQRKIILTALGNRSSSRDELAAAANVLRDLSLNYALKLAEEYSNKSLSALDSLNIASGPQAQFLRDLATLVVRRRK, encoded by the coding sequence ATGCTCTCTGTTTTAGAGGGCAGAGGACCGCTCTATGAGGCAGCCAGACACACCTTACTAGGAGGAGGAAAGAGGCTCCGTCCGCTGATCCTCGTAGCAGTGAGCGATATATTGGGAGGCGAGAGGGAGAAAGCGCTCTACGCTGGAGCTTCGGTGGAAGTTCTTCACTCCTTTACCTTAGTCCACGACGACATAATGGATCAGGACCAGCTTAGAAGGGGCAAGCCTACTGTTCATGTCCTATGGGGAGTTCCCATGGCCATATTGGCGGGAGACCTGCTTCACGTTAAGTCGTATCAATTGATCCAGATGGCCCTGCGAGGCAAGAGTAGCGAGACAGTCCTAAGAGCACTTGACACGCTTACTAGGGCGGTTGTGGTCATATCAGAGGGACAGGCTAAAGACATGGAGTTTGAGTCCAGGAGTGACGTTACCGAGGCTGAGTATATCGATATGATTTCTAAGAAGACGGCAGAGCTATTCGCTACGTCAGCAGAGTTGGGAGGAGTGTTGGCTGAGGCGGATGAGGACAAGTTAAGAAAGCTTAGGGAATATGGGATCAACTTGGGCATAGCGTTTCAGATAGCGGACGACATCTTGGGCCTCACAGGAGACGAAAAGGAGCTAGGTAAGCCTGTTTTCAGTGACATAAGGGAAGGGAAGAAGACCATACTAGTGATAAAGGCGCTTCATGAAGGGTCAGAACGACAGAGAAAGATCATCCTAACCGCCCTAGGAAATAGGTCTAGCTCGAGAGATGAGTTGGCTGCAGCCGCCAACGTGTTACGTGATCTGTCTCTAAACTATGCGCTGAAACTGGCAGAGGAGTATTCTAACAAGTCACTCTCTGCCCTTGATTCACTGAACATTGCGTCGGGGCCCCAGGCACAATTCCTCAGGGATCTAGCGACCCTAGTAGTGAGGCGAAGGAAGTGA
- a CDS encoding ATP-dependent helicase has product MSVPRVTREDQEILSTLRPYVSSWFSRKYGTFTPPQRAAIPLIKQGRNVLISSPTGTGKTLSAFLAVLDELFALGESGKLEDRVYALYVSPLRALGNDMRRNLLEPLMEIRSAASIPEIRVAVRTGDTPSYQRQKMLRTPPHILITTPESFGIALASPRFRQVISNVKWLIVDEIHELASNKRGAHLSGLIEVYESLVVRRAVVRIGLSATVSPLTEVAKYLGGKDVEIVDARFVKPADIRVVSPVRDLVRADEGEVQSGIYKTMADLIRRHRTTLVFTNTRSATERVAYKLAKALDGVITPEEIGVHHSSLSRDIRLEVEEKLKRGELKAVISSTSLELGIDIGYLDLVVLLGSPKSVSRLLQRIGRAGHHIRRESKGRIIVVDRDDLVECSVLAQLARDRKIDSVHIPMNPLDVLSQVIMLSSLIEPLTADELYNLVRRSYNFSTLSREDFDVVLNYLLGKFGLEERKIYAKLRIDENGKVRPKGLLRMMYYMNSGTIPDQAHVPVFTERRKYVGNLEEEFVELLTPGDIFVLGGRTYEFLGSRGGQGILVRDAEGQRPTVPSWFSEMLPLAFDSALEVGKFRGTIADMIKQGKDEEEVVSYLQSSYKVSSWAARSIYRYILEEYLFTGGLVPKDDLVLIEVYDDEEGRRNLVFHTLYGRRTVDALSRAVASVVTDDLGVDVKLSVTDNGFVITLPEKANYDPKQALMKLDPSSLYEVLSRVIMRTEMLKRRFRHCAERSFMILRNYKGTELRIDRRQMRVQAVLDVIKELDEFPVLKETIREILEDYMDIAKARWVLSGIKEGKIRVEAVGPNSVPSPFAHNMLLKEYGDIVLAEDKRDLLRKLHDKVIDFLRQKGFDVQLKYTSIDEPEASDEAST; this is encoded by the coding sequence ATGAGCGTCCCCAGAGTTACTAGGGAGGATCAGGAAATCCTATCTACCCTCAGGCCTTACGTTTCCTCTTGGTTCTCTAGAAAGTACGGGACCTTCACTCCCCCACAACGTGCTGCTATACCTTTGATAAAGCAAGGGAGAAACGTTCTAATTTCCAGTCCAACAGGTACTGGAAAGACACTTTCCGCATTCTTGGCAGTTTTGGATGAACTCTTCGCGTTAGGAGAGAGTGGTAAGCTTGAGGACAGAGTCTACGCCCTTTACGTATCTCCATTAAGGGCACTAGGGAACGACATGCGAAGAAACCTCCTAGAGCCCTTAATGGAGATACGTTCTGCTGCTTCAATTCCCGAGATAAGGGTGGCTGTGAGAACTGGGGACACACCCAGCTATCAAAGACAGAAGATGTTGCGCACCCCTCCCCACATCCTCATAACTACGCCCGAGTCTTTCGGTATAGCCTTGGCCTCCCCAAGGTTCAGACAGGTAATATCCAACGTCAAATGGCTCATAGTGGACGAGATCCATGAGTTGGCCAGCAACAAGAGGGGAGCTCACTTATCAGGACTAATCGAAGTCTACGAGTCTTTGGTTGTAAGGCGGGCAGTAGTGAGAATAGGCCTGAGCGCAACCGTTTCACCCCTCACTGAGGTAGCTAAGTACTTGGGAGGGAAAGATGTGGAGATCGTTGACGCTAGATTTGTCAAGCCCGCCGACATTAGGGTCGTCTCGCCAGTTAGAGACTTAGTTAGGGCCGACGAGGGCGAAGTGCAGAGCGGGATATATAAAACCATGGCGGACCTCATAAGGAGGCATAGGACCACTTTAGTTTTCACCAACACTAGGAGCGCCACTGAGAGAGTAGCATACAAGTTGGCCAAGGCCTTAGATGGTGTAATAACCCCAGAGGAGATAGGCGTTCACCACAGTAGTCTGAGTAGGGACATCAGATTGGAAGTTGAGGAGAAGTTGAAAAGAGGGGAACTCAAGGCCGTTATTTCCTCCACAAGCCTCGAACTAGGAATAGACATAGGATATTTGGACTTAGTGGTTCTTCTAGGTAGTCCTAAGAGTGTGAGTAGGCTACTTCAAAGAATAGGAAGAGCTGGCCACCACATTCGCAGGGAGAGCAAAGGCAGGATAATAGTAGTCGACAGGGACGACTTAGTTGAGTGTTCGGTCTTGGCCCAGCTCGCCCGTGACAGAAAGATAGATAGCGTCCACATACCAATGAATCCTTTGGATGTCTTGTCCCAGGTCATAATGCTAAGCTCTTTAATTGAGCCTCTCACAGCAGACGAACTCTATAACCTTGTGAGGAGAAGTTACAACTTCTCCACCCTCTCTCGTGAGGATTTCGATGTCGTTCTGAACTACCTCCTCGGCAAATTCGGACTCGAGGAGAGGAAGATTTACGCTAAATTGAGAATAGATGAGAACGGAAAGGTGAGGCCTAAGGGACTTCTCAGAATGATGTATTACATGAATAGTGGCACCATACCGGATCAAGCCCACGTACCCGTCTTCACAGAAAGAAGGAAGTATGTGGGGAACTTGGAAGAGGAGTTCGTTGAGTTACTTACGCCTGGTGACATATTTGTACTGGGTGGAAGAACGTACGAGTTCTTGGGAAGCAGGGGAGGGCAAGGTATACTGGTGCGAGACGCGGAGGGGCAGAGGCCGACGGTACCCAGTTGGTTTTCAGAGATGCTTCCTCTTGCGTTCGACTCCGCTCTAGAGGTGGGCAAGTTCAGGGGGACGATCGCCGACATGATAAAGCAAGGAAAGGACGAGGAAGAGGTAGTCTCCTACCTCCAGTCAAGTTACAAAGTGTCAAGCTGGGCAGCGCGCTCCATATATAGGTACATCTTGGAGGAATATTTGTTCACCGGCGGGTTGGTACCAAAGGATGATCTCGTTCTAATAGAGGTCTACGATGATGAAGAAGGTAGGAGGAACCTAGTTTTCCACACACTGTACGGTAGGAGAACTGTTGACGCGTTATCTAGGGCAGTGGCTAGCGTCGTGACTGACGACCTGGGAGTAGACGTCAAGTTGTCCGTCACTGACAACGGGTTCGTGATAACTCTCCCAGAGAAAGCCAACTACGACCCCAAACAGGCCTTAATGAAGTTGGACCCCTCAAGTCTATACGAGGTCCTAAGTAGGGTTATAATGCGAACTGAGATGCTTAAGCGTAGGTTCAGACACTGCGCCGAGAGGTCTTTCATGATACTGAGGAACTACAAGGGGACAGAACTCAGAATAGACAGAAGACAGATGAGAGTCCAAGCAGTACTTGACGTGATCAAGGAGCTAGACGAGTTCCCCGTACTTAAAGAAACTATAAGGGAAATACTAGAGGATTACATGGACATCGCCAAGGCCAGGTGGGTGCTCTCTGGGATTAAGGAAGGGAAGATAAGGGTGGAAGCCGTGGGGCCGAACTCCGTTCCCAGCCCGTTTGCCCACAACATGCTACTCAAGGAGTATGGGGACATAGTCCTAGCTGAGGACAAGAGGGACTTATTGAGAAAGCTTCACGATAAGGTCATAGACTTCCTTAGACAGAAGGGATTCGACGTCCAGCTCAAGTACACTAGTATCGACGAGCCTGAAGCCTCTGACGAGGCCTCGACTTGA
- a CDS encoding glutamate--tRNA ligase produces the protein MSFEELKPLILKYALLNAVEHNGKAVTGAVVSKVLGERPDMRSRAKDVVQIVAQVVSEVNSMSLEEQKYSLSQYQLPQRKEERKELPKVKGPVVTRFAPNPDGPLHLGNARAAVLSFYYASSTGGKFILRFDDTDPKVKRPIKEAYDWIREDLDWLGIKWDYEVRASSEERMRRYYEVVKELISRGFAYVDLCGKDFNKYRDKSEACPHRESSLDDKESFLKQNLELFQEMTEGQRKEGEAVVRLKTDLHDPDPSQRDWVLMRVIDVKKNPHPVVGDRFWAWPTYNLASAVDDHDFGITHIFRAREHMSNAKKQKWIYNYLKWEYPTVMEFGRVKLAGFTMSKSKLRTGSRDDFRAPTLAGLRRRGILPETIIEVILEVGLKITDATISMQNVAAINRKKLDPIAKRVMAVTEPLHLIYRGRDVSAEVPVLKNETRRLQLRDGDLLILEKEDAKGTVRLMGLVNVKIEGEEALQVEGGVEEAREMGYPIVHWVNGNEALKVRILFSDREIEGLGERYLSQLRKGEIVQLVRKGFARVDAEDPLTLIYSHE, from the coding sequence GTGAGCTTTGAGGAGCTTAAGCCACTGATCCTTAAATACGCTCTTCTGAATGCTGTGGAGCATAATGGCAAGGCAGTGACGGGGGCAGTAGTATCCAAGGTCCTCGGAGAAAGACCAGACATGAGGTCTCGGGCCAAGGACGTAGTCCAAATTGTGGCCCAAGTTGTGAGTGAGGTTAACTCCATGTCTTTGGAGGAGCAGAAGTACTCGCTCTCCCAATACCAGTTGCCACAGAGAAAAGAGGAGAGGAAGGAACTTCCAAAGGTGAAGGGACCAGTGGTTACTCGCTTCGCACCCAACCCAGACGGCCCGCTCCACTTGGGCAATGCTAGGGCTGCGGTTCTTTCCTTCTATTACGCGAGTAGTACTGGAGGTAAGTTCATCCTGAGGTTCGACGATACTGACCCGAAAGTTAAGAGACCGATAAAGGAAGCTTATGACTGGATAAGGGAAGACCTCGACTGGCTTGGGATAAAGTGGGACTACGAGGTTAGAGCTTCCTCCGAAGAGAGAATGAGACGGTATTACGAGGTAGTGAAGGAACTGATTTCCAGGGGCTTTGCCTACGTTGACCTGTGTGGGAAGGATTTCAATAAATATAGAGACAAGTCAGAGGCCTGTCCTCACAGGGAAAGTTCTCTGGACGACAAGGAAAGTTTTCTGAAACAGAACCTTGAGCTCTTCCAGGAAATGACCGAAGGTCAGAGGAAAGAGGGTGAGGCGGTTGTGAGACTTAAGACGGACCTGCACGATCCAGATCCGTCTCAACGTGATTGGGTTCTGATGAGGGTTATCGACGTCAAGAAGAACCCCCACCCTGTAGTAGGGGACAGATTCTGGGCTTGGCCTACCTATAACCTAGCGAGCGCGGTGGACGACCACGACTTCGGCATAACACACATTTTCAGAGCTAGGGAACACATGAGCAACGCTAAGAAACAGAAATGGATATACAACTACCTGAAGTGGGAGTATCCAACGGTCATGGAGTTCGGAAGGGTGAAACTAGCAGGCTTCACCATGAGTAAATCCAAGTTGAGGACTGGGAGCCGCGACGACTTCAGGGCGCCTACGCTTGCTGGTTTAAGGAGAAGGGGCATACTGCCCGAGACCATTATCGAAGTTATTCTCGAAGTGGGCCTCAAGATCACTGATGCTACGATTAGCATGCAGAACGTGGCTGCCATAAACAGAAAGAAACTAGACCCCATAGCCAAGCGAGTCATGGCAGTTACAGAGCCTCTGCACCTAATTTACAGGGGCCGTGACGTCAGTGCCGAAGTTCCTGTATTGAAGAATGAAACGAGGAGGCTACAGCTTAGAGATGGCGATCTATTGATATTGGAAAAAGAAGATGCGAAGGGCACGGTGAGGCTTATGGGGCTAGTCAACGTGAAAATAGAAGGGGAAGAGGCGCTCCAAGTCGAGGGCGGAGTGGAGGAGGCTAGAGAGATGGGTTACCCCATAGTTCACTGGGTCAACGGTAATGAAGCCCTGAAGGTCAGGATACTTTTCTCTGATAGAGAAATAGAGGGGTTAGGGGAGAGGTACCTCAGCCAACTTAGGAAGGGCGAAATAGTGCAGTTAGTCAGGAAGGGATTCGCCAGGGTCGACGCTGAGGACCCCCTCACCTTGATATACTCCCATGAGTGA
- a CDS encoding MraY family glycosyltransferase encodes MKWLYVLVSDSVALFVAILSTMWVINASKAHGLTGKDINKVDKPDVPLLGGVGIVAGFVAGSFALLALNFSFSLIVEPILLTSLLVGFLGVLDDFLNIRQSVRAFTPLFAAVPISLASLGHSTISIPFVGPVNFGLVYYVLVVPAALTITSNAFNMLEGLNGLSAGMGIVMAAAFAFIGLRQHGYPQVAGLLSTVLIACLVGFLVFNRYPAKVFPGNVGTYFIGALLGALGISGYMLTALAVLYVPYVLEFVLKARTKFRGISFGIPQPNGKLSWTGKPQSLTHIVMKMGRFSEPQVVGVLWGIELIFALIAVYLQTTVIVIR; translated from the coding sequence GTGAAATGGTTATACGTATTAGTCTCTGATTCGGTTGCCCTGTTCGTTGCGATACTTTCGACTATGTGGGTGATAAATGCGTCAAAGGCCCATGGTCTAACGGGGAAGGATATTAACAAGGTCGACAAGCCCGACGTCCCCCTCCTCGGGGGGGTGGGTATAGTGGCGGGATTTGTCGCCGGCTCCTTCGCACTTCTCGCTCTTAACTTCTCCTTTTCACTAATCGTAGAGCCGATACTCCTAACTTCTCTTTTAGTCGGTTTCCTCGGAGTCCTGGACGACTTCTTGAATATAAGGCAGTCAGTAAGGGCCTTCACTCCTCTCTTTGCTGCCGTCCCCATATCCTTGGCTAGCCTAGGTCACTCCACAATTTCTATTCCCTTTGTGGGACCGGTGAACTTCGGCCTAGTCTACTACGTGCTTGTTGTTCCTGCTGCTTTGACAATCACTTCCAACGCTTTCAATATGCTCGAGGGGCTCAACGGCCTTTCGGCCGGAATGGGAATAGTGATGGCTGCTGCATTCGCCTTCATTGGTCTTAGGCAGCACGGTTATCCGCAGGTCGCTGGGCTGCTTTCAACGGTACTTATAGCCTGTCTAGTTGGTTTCCTGGTTTTTAACAGGTATCCGGCTAAGGTTTTCCCCGGCAACGTTGGTACTTACTTCATAGGGGCATTGCTAGGAGCCCTAGGGATATCAGGTTACATGCTCACGGCGTTGGCTGTCCTCTATGTACCTTACGTTCTGGAGTTCGTTCTGAAGGCTAGAACGAAGTTCAGAGGGATATCATTCGGCATCCCTCAACCTAACGGAAAGCTCTCTTGGACTGGTAAACCTCAATCCTTGACCCACATAGTGATGAAGATGGGAAGGTTCAGTGAACCACAGGTGGTGGGTGTCCTGTGGGGAATTGAGTTGATCTTTGCGTTGATTGCAGTGTACCTACAGACGACAGTGATCGTTATTAGGTAG
- the rpl7ae gene encoding 50S ribosomal protein L7Ae — protein MSKPAYVKFEVPQELVDRILEAVKRAKETGKIKKGTNEATKAVERTHAKLVVIAEDVQPEEIVMHLPILCDEKKIPYIFVPSKKSLGEAAGLQVPAAAVAIIDPGQGKDIVDEIVKKASELKGKQES, from the coding sequence ATGTCCAAGCCAGCCTACGTGAAGTTTGAGGTTCCCCAGGAGCTAGTCGACAGGATCTTGGAGGCAGTTAAGAGGGCGAAGGAGACAGGGAAGATAAAGAAGGGAACCAATGAGGCCACCAAGGCCGTGGAAAGGACCCACGCCAAGTTGGTGGTCATAGCAGAAGACGTCCAACCAGAAGAGATAGTGATGCACCTTCCTATTCTATGTGATGAGAAGAAGATACCATATATATTCGTGCCCTCAAAGAAGTCCCTCGGGGAGGCAGCTGGCCTTCAAGTTCCAGCTGCAGCGGTCGCCATTATTGACCCAGGCCAAGGGAAGGACATAGTTGACGAGATTGTAAAGAAGGCCTCTGAGCTCAAGGGGAAGCAGGAAAGCTAA
- a CDS encoding glycosyltransferase, with translation MSPGLLISLLLFLPPIGLWAGQSLYYVRGVKGREEDSPQPRWPTLSVIVPVKGENVETLNGLLENLSSSNYPLDKLEVVVVSDDDPTTFDSLTRELRIPPGLEVHLLRREERRGYKSAALAYGLWKTKGELILTLDVDSRVLPGSIAKAVSKMEREQCDAVTLTWKGYSNSDSVLAKALITTTSFGSTSLLLGRYLSGMKIFPVGSGTIYRRTSLLIVKGWDPDVIQDDLDLGARMISRGMKICASEGEVLVEVPDNLRAYYVQQTRWAMGSMEVLSRKLGELMNSETTLIQKLDLLFYMMQYIPVVTTFIGAIVLAVLSPWQNFGYVFAALLTIWLILLGIYSSFVFALSRREGFGWRDSLLGLGRLSAYTVAISPFIFMWTLRAFSKRRKYVVTPKGRPERTRIVYVMLLFGAAFLASSIVYIMRFEFLPGLWLLYYAFPYLYTPYKHLRE, from the coding sequence ATGAGCCCCGGCCTCCTAATCTCCTTACTGCTCTTCCTGCCTCCTATAGGTCTCTGGGCTGGACAGTCCTTATACTATGTGCGAGGAGTGAAGGGGCGTGAAGAAGATTCGCCTCAGCCCAGGTGGCCAACACTGTCAGTGATAGTTCCAGTGAAGGGTGAGAACGTTGAGACATTGAACGGACTTTTAGAGAACCTCTCTTCTTCTAATTACCCATTGGACAAGTTAGAGGTGGTGGTCGTCTCGGACGACGATCCTACAACCTTCGATTCCCTAACGCGGGAATTGAGGATTCCTCCTGGGCTAGAGGTTCACCTCTTACGTAGGGAGGAGAGGAGAGGGTACAAGAGTGCTGCCTTGGCCTATGGACTCTGGAAGACTAAGGGCGAGTTGATACTGACTTTAGACGTTGACTCCAGGGTCCTGCCAGGCTCCATAGCAAAGGCTGTGAGCAAAATGGAACGGGAACAGTGTGATGCAGTCACATTAACCTGGAAGGGGTACAGCAACTCAGACTCCGTACTCGCTAAGGCACTGATAACAACAACGAGCTTTGGCTCCACTTCCCTCCTACTGGGCAGGTATCTATCAGGGATGAAGATATTTCCCGTAGGCAGTGGTACTATATACCGCAGGACTTCATTGCTCATTGTTAAAGGCTGGGATCCCGACGTTATACAGGACGACCTAGATCTTGGAGCGAGAATGATATCAAGGGGGATGAAGATCTGTGCCAGTGAGGGCGAGGTGTTGGTAGAGGTCCCAGACAACTTACGTGCTTACTACGTACAGCAGACTAGGTGGGCTATGGGTAGTATGGAGGTTCTCTCTAGGAAATTAGGTGAGTTAATGAATAGCGAGACTACGCTGATTCAGAAGCTAGACCTCCTCTTCTACATGATGCAATACATCCCCGTGGTTACAACCTTTATTGGGGCAATTGTATTGGCTGTGCTCTCCCCTTGGCAGAATTTCGGTTACGTTTTCGCAGCCTTACTTACCATCTGGCTCATCCTACTGGGCATTTACAGCTCCTTTGTGTTCGCACTCTCTAGAAGAGAAGGATTCGGCTGGAGGGACTCTTTACTAGGACTAGGAAGACTAAGCGCATACACTGTGGCAATATCGCCTTTCATATTTATGTGGACTCTTAGAGCCTTTAGCAAAAGAAGGAAATACGTCGTGACTCCGAAGGGGAGACCGGAGAGGACGAGGATAGTTTACGTCATGCTCTTATTCGGAGCAGCTTTCCTTGCCTCCTCTATAGTTTATATCATGAGGTTTGAGTTCCTGCCTGGCCTTTGGCTTCTATACTACGCTTTCCCTTACCTCTACACTCCATATAAGCACCTCAGGGAGTAA
- a CDS encoding chromosome partitioning protein ParB — protein MFARVEKAVLASRRMTPLIVDWNTDLLLDGHHRRAVAISLGLDRVPALLVDYRESSVKVGKWYRNVSNPQVARQLMRANSSRGKWCARLGRVEMCGSSSYILFWRLHWVERFLSTLNVRVVKVVERGELEPPSLSKEDVISVARKGLVFPPKTTRHVYDFIIQHDPVPIT, from the coding sequence GTGTTCGCCAGAGTGGAGAAGGCGGTATTGGCCTCTAGGCGGATGACACCTCTAATAGTTGACTGGAACACCGACCTACTGTTGGACGGCCATCATAGAAGGGCTGTAGCGATTTCGCTCGGGTTAGACAGAGTGCCAGCTCTGTTGGTAGACTATAGGGAGAGCAGTGTAAAGGTAGGAAAGTGGTACAGGAACGTGAGCAACCCACAGGTGGCTAGGCAGTTAATGAGGGCAAATTCCTCTAGAGGAAAGTGGTGCGCTAGGCTGGGGAGAGTGGAAATGTGCGGCTCCTCCTCTTACATTCTCTTCTGGCGTTTACATTGGGTTGAACGTTTCCTCTCGACCCTCAATGTTAGGGTAGTGAAGGTTGTAGAGAGGGGAGAGTTGGAACCACCCTCACTCTCTAAGGAAGACGTAATTTCGGTGGCTAGGAAAGGGCTAGTCTTCCCACCAAAGACTACGAGACACGTCTATGACTTTATAATCCAGCACGATCCTGTACCCATTACATGA
- a CDS encoding endonuclease III domain-containing protein: MVCDSSALMRLLHYYNLEPKDFISLKVWLESRDPFKVLVATILSQNSTDKSAFRAYYSLELKVGVTPSKIYEASLGLLEEALRVAGLHRLKSVRLKEISKIVLDKYGGDLNVVLNYPPERAREELTSMPGVGEKTADVVLLTCRGYPFFPVDTHIRRISIRLGMVGENPTYTAISKALSSLVIENEYLRLHLVLIQHGRNICKAGKPLCDRCPLSNCCDYARAQVGESKTSSTPRGRRSRSVRQSGEGGIGL, encoded by the coding sequence TTGGTTTGCGATAGTTCGGCCTTAATGCGGTTGTTGCACTACTATAACCTAGAGCCTAAGGACTTCATATCTCTTAAGGTCTGGTTAGAGAGTAGAGACCCATTCAAGGTGCTTGTGGCCACTATTCTCTCTCAGAACTCCACGGACAAGTCAGCCTTCAGGGCGTATTACTCGTTGGAGCTGAAGGTCGGTGTCACTCCCTCTAAGATCTATGAGGCCAGCTTGGGACTCTTGGAGGAAGCCCTTAGGGTGGCGGGACTCCATAGGCTTAAAAGTGTTAGACTTAAAGAAATATCCAAAATTGTTTTGGATAAGTATGGCGGCGACTTGAACGTCGTACTCAATTACCCTCCGGAGCGAGCGAGAGAGGAGCTCACTTCAATGCCAGGGGTTGGGGAGAAGACAGCCGACGTTGTTCTTTTGACGTGTAGAGGATATCCCTTCTTTCCAGTTGATACCCACATTAGGAGAATATCGATAAGGCTGGGCATGGTAGGCGAGAATCCCACCTATACCGCCATATCTAAGGCCTTATCTTCCTTAGTTATAGAAAACGAGTATCTCAGGTTACACCTAGTTCTCATACAACATGGAAGAAACATTTGCAAGGCCGGCAAACCTTTATGCGATAGGTGTCCCCTATCCAACTGCTGTGACTACGCGAGAGCTCAGGTGGGTGAGTCCAAGACGTCTTCTACCCCACGAGGACGTAGATCTCGCAGTGTTCGCCAGAGTGGAGAAGGCGGTATTGGCCTCTAG
- the fni gene encoding type 2 isopentenyl-diphosphate Delta-isomerase translates to MVNRKAEHVEICLYEDVEGHVNTMFDDVDLVHQALPGLSFEEIDISTNFLGKKISAPIVISGMTGGTEELGRLNSIIATAAEKTGIAMGVGSQRVALERSETRESFAVVRRIARDIPVIANIGAPQLLRGYGVRELEEAISMVEADAIAVHFNPAQEVFQPEGEPDYSDRLLTVLSEVIKSLGVPVIVKETGTGLAMETVSKLRRVGVTHFDVQGAGGTSWVAVEMFRGRRRGNWKWRSADVFKGWGVPTAASIIETRFAAPDSFIIGSGGIRNGLDGAKALALGADLVGMALPAMRAAVKGAEALGEFVEDFKFQLKVASFLVGAKDVRDIKKTPLVISGKLRDWVTSRGLDLSVYTKVRAGRA, encoded by the coding sequence ATAGTTAATCGTAAAGCGGAACATGTGGAAATTTGCCTTTACGAGGACGTTGAAGGACACGTCAATACTATGTTCGACGATGTTGATCTGGTCCATCAGGCATTACCTGGGCTCTCATTTGAGGAGATCGACATATCGACAAATTTTCTCGGGAAGAAAATATCAGCCCCGATCGTTATCTCTGGAATGACAGGTGGAACTGAGGAGCTTGGCAGACTCAACTCAATCATAGCTACGGCAGCGGAAAAGACCGGAATAGCAATGGGCGTTGGGAGTCAAAGGGTAGCACTAGAAAGATCCGAGACCAGAGAGAGCTTCGCCGTAGTTAGAAGGATAGCGAGGGATATTCCAGTAATTGCCAACATAGGAGCCCCACAACTACTACGAGGTTACGGAGTCCGAGAACTCGAGGAAGCGATCTCAATGGTCGAGGCGGACGCAATAGCGGTGCACTTCAACCCTGCTCAGGAGGTCTTTCAGCCTGAGGGGGAGCCAGACTACTCGGATAGACTATTAACCGTGTTAAGCGAAGTGATTAAGTCACTAGGTGTCCCTGTGATAGTGAAGGAAACTGGGACTGGTCTGGCCATGGAGACGGTTTCTAAGCTTAGGAGAGTAGGTGTGACTCACTTTGACGTACAGGGTGCTGGGGGCACTAGCTGGGTTGCCGTCGAAATGTTCAGGGGCAGACGAAGGGGGAACTGGAAATGGAGGAGCGCCGACGTGTTCAAGGGTTGGGGCGTTCCTACTGCTGCTTCTATAATTGAGACTAGATTCGCGGCCCCTGATTCATTTATCATAGGTAGTGGGGGAATTAGGAACGGTCTGGATGGAGCTAAAGCCCTTGCTCTAGGGGCTGACCTAGTAGGGATGGCTTTACCAGCGATGAGGGCCGCCGTGAAAGGGGCCGAGGCCCTCGGTGAGTTTGTGGAGGACTTCAAGTTTCAACTCAAAGTGGCTTCCTTCCTCGTAGGGGCGAAAGACGTACGTGACATCAAGAAGACTCCCCTAGTAATAAGCGGGAAACTCAGGGACTGGGTAACGTCGAGAGGGTTAGATTTATCTGTGTACACAAAAGTCAGGGCCGGTAGAGCTTGA